A single genomic interval of Patescibacteria group bacterium harbors:
- a CDS encoding O-antigen ligase family protein: MFSLRREKAIKFCQTAIDWLSLSLIFLVPLYFAFFHELFSIFTLDKVVMLRTLVATAALIFLAKIFLAGNVSFRFGKRYLIFAGLLALSWLLSASFSAISSYGFWGYYPRLQGFLTLIFYLLFVVLLLFNLNNFSQVRRFIGAMLLSSLFACCYGLIQYFGFDPIRWAETSRIFSTFGQPNFFGHWLILVIPFTVYALVFWARRFLTRSLLGILLLGQLACLLFTYSRSAWLGLAAEIFLAVLFLLFLRGRKKIALSLIILSLAGLIFASSFFSFSPRPAVANYSLPSRLAAIFDFSQGTVRVRVETWQAALALFKEESVFRKLIGYGPDSLYEPFLRHYQASWALDENVDSWPDRSHNSFLDILLSFGLLGLAVYSLVFVFLAGQVWRFFKTGKRDENFRLAIVCVIALTGYFFNNLFSFSDTPQYLYFYLILGLLIFSLTRAREEKEISIGLTVFSRAAIFASFFILAAIFIFYFNARLILADYYYMQAALNVKDNNCPKALAANTAAIAWGGGNSLYYQNGYIANGLSCFNGLPAGAQEKLRDNLLFYLSRLPVDKFFYFAESKVDVSVLLANFDQAYYPQAEKDFAALAEKYPQVSTVYSNWANFEMIKGDYDKAIEVGNQGLATLPLKEMEQRGYFTHRPVIESWQIDFYDLIGDAYAGKKDWNNALSYYDRGVKLNPYYLPAYQKIAAVYAAKKDWDKAIWYNNKGYRLNPADYSWPLAIGHLYQEKGDKSAAIEYFQKVLRLNPDNKDAQSSIDSLKDQLE, from the coding sequence ATGTTTTCATTACGCCGGGAAAAAGCGATCAAATTTTGCCAGACCGCGATCGATTGGCTTAGCTTGAGCCTGATTTTTTTGGTGCCGCTGTATTTTGCTTTTTTTCATGAGCTATTCAGTATTTTTACGCTGGATAAAGTGGTGATGCTGAGAACGCTGGTGGCCACAGCGGCTTTGATATTTCTGGCAAAGATTTTTTTAGCCGGCAATGTCAGCTTTCGCTTTGGCAAGCGCTATTTGATCTTTGCCGGCTTGCTGGCTTTATCGTGGTTGCTTTCCGCTTCTTTCTCGGCGATCAGCTCTTATGGTTTTTGGGGGTATTATCCTAGATTGCAAGGCTTCCTGACTTTGATTTTTTATTTATTGTTCGTTGTTCTCTTATTGTTCAATCTGAATAATTTTTCCCAAGTCAGGCGTTTTATCGGGGCAATGCTCCTGTCTTCGCTATTCGCGTGTTGTTACGGGCTGATCCAATATTTCGGCTTTGATCCGATCAGGTGGGCGGAAACCAGCCGGATTTTTTCCACTTTCGGCCAGCCGAATTTTTTCGGCCATTGGCTCATCTTGGTCATTCCTTTCACGGTTTACGCGCTTGTTTTCTGGGCGCGCCGTTTTTTAACCAGGTCGCTGCTCGGCATTTTGCTTTTGGGCCAGCTGGCTTGCTTGCTTTTTACTTACAGCCGTTCCGCCTGGCTGGGGCTGGCGGCGGAAATATTCTTGGCCGTTTTGTTTTTGTTATTTTTGCGGGGAAGAAAAAAAATCGCGCTTAGTTTGATAATATTGTCTCTGGCCGGCCTTATTTTTGCTTCATCTTTTTTCTCTTTTTCCCCGCGGCCGGCGGTTGCCAATTATTCTTTGCCATCCCGGCTGGCGGCCATTTTCGATTTCAGCCAGGGAACGGTCAGGGTGCGCGTGGAAACTTGGCAAGCCGCGCTGGCTCTATTCAAAGAGGAAAGCGTTTTCCGCAAGCTCATTGGCTATGGGCCGGATTCTTTGTATGAGCCATTTTTGCGGCATTATCAGGCCAGCTGGGCGCTTGATGAAAATGTCGATTCTTGGCCGGATCGATCCCATAATTCGTTTTTGGATATTTTGTTGTCTTTCGGGCTGCTTGGCCTGGCGGTGTATTCGCTTGTTTTTGTCTTTTTAGCCGGGCAGGTTTGGCGTTTCTTTAAAACTGGCAAGCGAGACGAAAATTTTCGGCTGGCCATCGTCTGCGTCATTGCCTTAACCGGATATTTCTTTAATAATTTATTCAGTTTCTCGGATACGCCGCAATATTTATATTTTTATCTGATTTTGGGTTTATTGATCTTTTCTTTGACTCGGGCCCGGGAGGAAAAAGAGATCAGCATCGGCTTGACTGTTTTTTCGCGCGCGGCTATCTTCGCTTCTTTTTTTATTCTGGCGGCAATTTTTATTTTTTATTTTAATGCCAGGCTGATTTTGGCGGATTATTATTATATGCAGGCGGCGCTTAATGTTAAAGATAATAATTGTCCGAAAGCGCTCGCCGCTAACACCGCGGCGATCGCCTGGGGCGGGGGAAACAGCCTCTATTACCAAAATGGATATATCGCCAACGGCTTGTCTTGTTTTAACGGCTTGCCGGCAGGCGCGCAAGAAAAATTGAGAGACAATCTGCTTTTTTATCTCAGCCGCCTGCCGGTGGATAAGTTTTTTTACTTTGCCGAGAGCAAGGTTGACGTCAGCGTGTTGCTGGCCAATTTTGATCAGGCTTATTATCCGCAGGCGGAAAAGGATTTTGCCGCTCTGGCCGAAAAATATCCGCAAGTCAGCACTGTTTACAGCAATTGGGCCAATTTTGAGATGATCAAGGGCGATTACGATAAGGCGATCGAAGTCGGTAATCAGGGCCTCGCGACTTTGCCCTTAAAGGAAATGGAACAGCGGGGATATTTCACTCACCGGCCGGTAATCGAATCCTGGCAGATCGATTTTTATGACCTTATCGGCGACGCCTATGCCGGCAAAAAGGACTGGAATAATGCTTTGAGTTATTATGACCGCGGCGTTAAGCTCAATCCCTATTATCTGCCGGCTTATCAGAAGATCGCGGCCGTTTACGCGGCAAAAAAAGATTGGGA